The sequence below is a genomic window from Deinococcus seoulensis.
CAGCACGAACACGTCCGCCTGGACCGCTGGGCCGACCACGTGCGCCTGCTGGCCCGCCTGCTGCGCGAAATCTGAACCGGACTCCGGTTCAGTGGGAGGCGGTTCAGTGGGAGGCGTGGCGGGGCGCGCCCTGGTCGTCCGGGCAGGTGGCGGGCCGTGCCAGCCGCGCCGTGAGCTGCCCGGCGGTCATGGGCATCGCCAGCCCGTAGCCCTGTCCCAGCTGGCAGCCGAGGTCCTGCACGGCCCGCAGGTGCTCGGGCGTCTCGATGCCCTCGGCGGTCAGGTCCACGCCCAGGTTGCGGGTGATGCCGCGCACGGCCAGCGTCAGGGCCCGCGCGAACTGCCCCGCCTGCGGACTGGTCAGGTCCGACGTGATCGAGCGGTCCATCTTCACGCCCGTGATGGGCAGGGTCCGCAGGCGCATCAGGTTCGAGTACCCGGACCCGAAATCGTCGATGCTGACCAGCACGCCCAGGTCCCGCAGTTCCTGCAGCGTGCGGGCGGCGCGTTCATCCTCGTACAGCACCGCCGTTTCCGTCAGTTCCAGTTCCAGGCGGCTGGCGTTCAGGCCCGTGCGGGTCAGGGCGTCGTGCACGGTCGCGCGGAACTCGAACTGCAGCAGTTGCACCGCGCTGACGTTCACGCTGATGATCAGGTCCGGCCAGGCCAGCGCCTCGCGGCACGCCTCGCGCAGCACCCACGACCCGATGGGGTTGATCAGGCCGCTGCGTTCCGCCACCGGAATGAACTCGGCGGGCGAGACGCGGCCCAGCGCCGGGTGCGTCCAGCGCAGCAGCGCCTCGGCCTTCACGATCCGGCTGTCGTGCAGGCGCAGGACCGGCTGGAACGCCAGCGTCAGTTCCTGGCGGGGCAGCGCGTGCCCCAGTTCGCGGGCCAGGAGTTGCTCGCGTTCCGTGACGGCGTCCTGTTCGGGGTGGTAGCGGCGTAACTGACGGCGACCGGCGCGTTTCACGGCGGCCAGGGCGCTGTCCGCGTGCCGCATCAGTTCGGCGCCGTCCGTGGAGTCCTGCGGGTACAGGCTCAGGCCCAGGCTCAGGGTGGTCTCCACGCCCACCCGCGCGCTCGGTTCGATGGCCGCCTCGTGCAGCAGCACCTGCCCGGTCCACTCGGCCTGACTGTCGTCCGCGCCGGGCAGCAGGACCACGAACTCGTCACTGCTCAGCCGGTACACCTGGGAGTCCGGGCCGCTGAGTCGCCGCAGTTCCCCCGCCAGGA
It includes:
- a CDS encoding putative bifunctional diguanylate cyclase/phosphodiesterase, with protein sequence MSTADHPTAAEQPLAWRTAALLALPLVMLGVYGAQSYSRHDLWDRVYDPALYLGLNLVVLFCWVGTLLGRLTIQQLSLIVLTGSTVFLTLKLTLLGVVVNDPQVLLQEFMESMVWLSPILVWRIITQLSRAARLTLNALLLSMLLGGVFVALKPLLTGGPLQPVVLMTLLQLTLTSGVILLITSVFQRYASQSSQVAGEQAALRKLTFTDILTGLPGRARLQEQLHELTQGTAPFALLYVDVDGFKVVNATLGHAAGDELLRVLAGELRRLSGPDSQVYRLSSDEFVVLLPGADDSQAEWTGQVLLHEAAIEPSARVGVETTLSLGLSLYPQDSTDGAELMRHADSALAAVKRAGRRQLRRYHPEQDAVTEREQLLARELGHALPRQELTLAFQPVLRLHDSRIVKAEALLRWTHPALGRVSPAEFIPVAERSGLINPIGSWVLREACREALAWPDLIISVNVSAVQLLQFEFRATVHDALTRTGLNASRLELELTETAVLYEDERAARTLQELRDLGVLVSIDDFGSGYSNLMRLRTLPITGVKMDRSITSDLTSPQAGQFARALTLAVRGITRNLGVDLTAEGIETPEHLRAVQDLGCQLGQGYGLAMPMTAGQLTARLARPATCPDDQGAPRHASH